Below is a window of Ananas comosus cultivar F153 linkage group 9, ASM154086v1, whole genome shotgun sequence DNA.
CCTTCTCTACTCAGCCCTCCTGGTCCAATGGCTCCTCGTTGGTAGCTCTCAGTCTCGCCGCAATCCAAACCTCAGAATTTGCATTacttctccctctcccctccAGTCTTAAGTCTTAACTCATGTCATTGCTTTCATCACCAGCTTATTCTCCTCCAGTTTTAATTTTATGCCATTTCCTTCAACACCAGTTTCTTCCTGAGATTACAGTTGTCTTGTTGTAGCGACAGAGGGAAACTTTAGGAAAACTGCTTCCGTCAAAATTTCAGTACCCATTTTCAAACCATCAAAATCTCTTCACGAGAttttcaatcgaacaaagaattaaagaaaacacCGTCCTTGCAAAGGAGATTTGCCTCATCCACTAAAGCTTTTGAAGAGTTGGAAGCAAAACATTCGATTTATGAACCTGAAAGGCGTTTAAACAGGCCATCACCACATGAAAAGAGGATTATCTACAGCTTGACGGTGCTTGCTAGACATCAGTTATGATTGTGCCTCTGGAGTCAAGCTCTACATCTGTTTTTCCTGTCTATTCCTAATTTCCTATGCTCTACATATTCCCTTCCTAGATATCTTCATACCAAAGAGCTAAGCAAACTATAAACATATAACATAGTTTATAGCTTTCCTTTCCTCCATACCACATGGTTCATGTATCCACCCTAAATTACTATGCGCGTCGAGATCTTAATCTACTAAAGAAGATCATAAGCTCTTTCCTCACTTCCCCCACAGAAAGTAAGTCAGATTTTAGAGTAGAACAAAGTTAGGCCTACTCCTTTTATCCTTGTAGTAAAGGAAAGATTATCAACATAGAAGGTTGTTGAGTTATCAACATAGAAGGTTGTTGAGTTATCAATTTGCAGGTTTTGCACCTTCGTGCACactatctaaaattaaaaagtctaaaataaaaggaaagggACCTCCCAACATAAGCCCACCGACGATGCTTACATATTCCCCCCATCACCAACCAAAATCCACGTCACAATCGCATCAGGTTTTCACCGCAACTACGTCtaaaatctattaaaattttcagaaaaattaatcctgagagaatttcaatgaaaGAATCAAACTGCATTATTTCTataattggaaaaaaaagagagagaagaaattaAGGTAAATTTAGCTCCAAGAAGAGCCACATTACCTCTCCTCAGCTTCGCGTTGGCCGTGGGCGGCTTCCTCGCCGCTGGGGCAACAGCAGCGGCCGCGGGCACCGGCTCTTCCGGCGGGAACAGCACGGCGTCGATCCCCTGGACGGAGATCCGCCCATCGGTGTAGATGTCGGGATCAAACAGATACGCCGATCCCTCGCCCTGGCCGAACTTCACCGAGCCGTCGGCCTCCCTGGCCACGACCTTGTGCGGCAGCCGCAGGGTGTCGTAGCGCACCTTCCCGAACCTCCGCACGGCGTTGTACATGCTCTCCTCGGTCTGGTACTCCGGGATCAAGTGGTAGTACACGATCTGCTCCGGGGCCCCGGGCTCGCTGAGCTGATCCGTGGTGAGCCGCGCCATGGCCTCGTCGTTCGGGGCGAGCACGGTGAGGACGTAGCCCTCGGAGACCAAGCGACCCATCTCGGTGGCGAGGGAGGTGAGGTTCACCAAAATGTCGGCCAATTCGTTGTATCCGCCGTAGAGGAGGAGGGTTTGGATGAAGTCCTTGACCTGGCTCTCGCCGTCGAACCAGTGCTTGCCCGATCCGGGGCCCGGGGCGGGGGCAGGGGCGAGGGCGGGGCCGGGGGCGAGGGCGTCGTAGATGGGGAGGATCGGGGGGGATCCGGGGGGGACGGAGGGAGGGGGCTTCTTGAGGCGGTGGGTGCGGGGGTCGACCTCGGGGGCGCCGGTGGGGAGCACGGCCGAGATCACGGcgaggctgcggcggcggttgAAGCCCTCCTGGACGGAGCGGGGGACGAGGAGGCGCTCGATCCCGTGGATGACGCCGTCGGGGCGGACGATCGCGTCCGGGTGGAgcacggcggcgccgccgacgcGCATGGCGGATccgggggagagggagaggtggaGGGGTTCCCCGGAGAGGGTGGGGAGGGGGAGCGGGGAGGAGGATCGGGGCCAGGAGAGGGAGCCGACGCGGGCGGGGAGGACGTGGAAGAGGATTAGGGTTTGCAGGGACGGGAGATTCCGGGGCTCGAGGAGGAAGCGCTTGAACTCGGGGTCGATCCCGCGGTCGAGGGCGTCGTTGCGGGGGGCGAAGACGGTGAGGTTGTGGCGCCCCACCGCGTCCTCTAGGGTTTGCAACAGGAGGGCCTTCTCCACCAGCTCCGCGAGCTCCGTGTAGTGCGAGTCGAGGAGGGCGACGAGCACGGAGTTGGAGTTGATGCCTCCTCCACCGGACGAGGGCAATGTGGGGCGGGGACGGGCGCCAGGGTTTNctctctctctctctctctctctctctctctgtaaagAATCTaagcctcttctctctcctctctcctctctcctctctctctctctcttctctctctagggacTCTAGTAGGAGTATTGGGAAGTGGGAATTAAgtagagcttttttttttcttttttttttgggggggggacCTTTCCCTTTGCGTTAACACTTAACACTtaatgggagagagagagagagagctttagTGAGGAAACAGCGAGGGCGGTAGGGGGGAGGGGATGAGGACACGTGGCGGAACGAGAGGGCGCAGAGACAGGCTGGCGGGGTGGGGACCACTTTAAGCGAACGCGGGATCCTGACTCGTTGCGTTACAGATCTCGTGAGCCAGCCCTAGTTACGAAATGACGATTTTGACCCTGCGAATTGCGCCGATTTGCCGAGAACGAGACAAATCAATTCAAAAGtgggggcaaaatggtaaattCGGTAGCCCGAGAGTAGGCGATCGGAGTAACAACTAACCAGGGGTCTGTCACTTTTGCTGGGGAAAATAATTACCCTGCACCTGGTGTACGGGCACATCTCACACACACCGCACTGTAGAACTTTACAGCGCGcgagttttaaaattaaaatctaactcaATGAATATATTCTCTGAGCGTTAAAACTCAAAAAACATAGAACggattataatataataaaaattaaaccgaTAAATCGTCTGAAGTGTAATTTTATACTAATattgatgaaaataaaaaataactgaaATAAATACCACTTAACACTTCGATTGAATCTCTCCGGTTTCATATTTCACCTAATTTCCACTCTGAACACATGTTGTCAATAAAAACAAACACTCTCTAATGatccaaaataataaattttatacgccaatttaattataaaaataaataaaaattcctTTTATATCTCCAATTATAGAAGTTATGTAGGAAAGCCACTGATGCACCGGGTGCAGGTAACAGTTTGTAAGTTTGTTGAGAGGGTGTTCTTACAGTGCGTTTAAAGtcaaagcaagaaaaaaaaaaaattttttttttttcaagtagcatttcattttttatataaaaagtgTGCCTAGTcctttattcaataaaatttcatttaaaaaatattttatttatttgtatatataatcaTACAAATATATTGTTCAAAGAGTATCTAATTCGACTGAGAAACTAtacaatttaatttgtttttatccCAACTACTACTGATTCCCATATTAGAATAGAAAATGCTATGCTACACCAAAGTGGAGTGTATATTTAGTATTGTTCGCGAACtttatttcaaaagaaaataagtaGGTCCttacttagattttttttgttattttattgaTTAGTTTGTAATTTTTGTAATGTGTTTCAgcgagataaaaaaatttacttttaacaaattaaagaaaaaaattacttgctaatttttttttatttacccccACGGTGTTTTgagttttataaattataaataatttattattaaatggcTTCAATAAGATAGGTAAACATGTCCGTGGACCGGATCGGATCTGggtaattaatatactgtacccataccctaaaaaaaaatgattacaaaaaaaaatatataccctacccatttaacttcgggtcgggtccggatctgggtactaaagttactaatatactcatcgggtctatttgagcgagTCTGGGTAGTGACTTcccgtatactacccgttcaaGACTGGATATGGATCGGGTCTAGATCgggtacggatatccgtataaatatatttgttttataaactttattaaatagtcaatagaCAAACTATAAAGCCCACCATAAAAAAATTCGCATTCTAATTAATAAGTTATACcgtccaataaaattcattcaaaagaaatattgtcgctgatgatgatgatgacactgatgatgatgacaatgaaatattgttggcggaaatgaaataaaaaaaaagtagtagaaaacaaagagtaaaaaaattagaaaaaagtaatgagtaaaagagacggTTAGGatttcattaggatgaaaatacgtagtgactcatcatctataagtcatattaaaattgatccttcaacttcaaaagtttattttttttttatttactatcggatattttatcgggtccgggtccggatccggatttgaaaactattccggaccctacccatttaaaagttaggttcgggtcgggtcgaaatcgggtatgggtataaaatatccggacccatacccgaaattttaatgggtaattttttttatccgtatactattcattttttatcgggtccggttcgggtccgggtagggtccggatcgggtatggaatatcggatattttggacacctttaAAGATAGGATTGagtttgattaattaataacaaCAAAATTGCAAGCTAGACTTTGACTTAATAATTGCAGTCACTATTGTTAAATGCAATGGGTCAAGAACAGCTaaagaaacaataaataaataaatttaaggtTCCCCCACAC
It encodes the following:
- the LOC109715708 gene encoding fasciclin-like arabinogalactan protein 16 (The sequence of the model RefSeq protein was modified relative to this genomic sequence to represent the inferred CDS: added 100 bases not found in genome assembly) is translated as MDSGNRGGAPGSLVFVLFFFVHALISAALHQNPSARPRPTLPSSGGGGINSNSVLVALLDSHYTELAELVEKALLLQTLEDAVGRHNLTVFAPRNDALDRGIDPEFKRFLLEPRNLPSLQTLILFHVLPARVGSLSWPRSSSPLPLPTLSGEPLHLSLSPGSAMRVGGAAVLHPDAIVRPDGVIHGIERLLVPRSVQEGFNRRRSLAVISAVLPTGAPEVDPRTHRLKKPPPSVPPGSPPILPIYDALAPGPALAPAPAPGPGSGKHWFDGESQVKDFIQTLLLYGGYNELADILVNLTSLATEMGRLVSEGYVLTVLAPNDEAMARLTTDQLSEPGAPEQIVYYHLIPEYQTEESMYNAVRRFGKVRYDTLRLPHKVVAREADGSVKFGQGEGSAYLFDPDIYTDGRISVQGIDAVLFPPEEPVPAAAAVAPAARKPPTANAKLRRGKLMEATCQMLGAIGQRSRLASCQ